In the Lepus europaeus isolate LE1 chromosome 18, mLepTim1.pri, whole genome shotgun sequence genome, one interval contains:
- the SCN4A gene encoding sodium channel protein type 4 subunit alpha gives MASSSLPTLVPLGPECLRPFTRESLAAIERRAVEEEARQQRNKQMEVEEPERKPRSDLEAGKNLPLIYGDPPPAVIGIPLEDLDPYYSDKKTFIVLNKGKAIFRFSATPALYMLSPFNVVRRCAIKVLIHSLFSMFIMITILTNCVFMTMSDPPPWSKNVEYTFTGIYTFESLIKMLARGFCIDDFTFLRDPWNWLDFSVIMMAYLTEFVDLGNISALRTFRVLRALKTITVIPGLKTIVGALIQSVKKLSDVMILTVFCLSVFALVGLQLFMGNLRQKCVRWPPPFNDTNTTWYGNDTWYGNDTWYGNDTWDDGRESWASNYTFDWDAYINDEGNFYFLEGANDALLCGNSSDAGHCPEGYECIKAGRNPNYGYTSYDTFSWAFLALFRLMTQDYWENLFQLTLRAAGKTYMIFFVVIIFLGSFYLINLILAVVAMAYAEQNEATLAEDQEKEEEFQQMLEKFKKQQEEQEKAKAAQALEGGEAAGDPAHSKDCNGSLDTAPGEKGAPRQSCSAESAISDAMEELEEAHQKCPPWWYKCAHKVLIWNCCTPWVKFKNIIHLIVMDPFVDLGITICIVLNTLFMAMEHYPMTEHFDNVLSVGNLVFTGIFTAEMVLKLIAMDPYEYFQQGWNIFDSIIVTLSLVELGLANVQGLSVLRSFRLLRVFKLAKSWPTLNMLIKIIGNSVGALGNLTLVLAIIVFIFAVVGMQLFGKSYKECVCKIAADCNLPRWHMYDFFHSFLIVFRILCGEWIETMWDCMEVAGQAMCLTVFLMVMVIGNLVVLNLFLALLLSSFSADSLAASDEDGEMNNLQIAIARIKWGIGFAKAFVLGLLHGKILSPKDIMLSLGEPGGAGGAGEAGESTPEDEKKEPPPKEEEDKDLKKDNHFLNHVGLTDGPPPGIELDHLNFINNPYLTIQVPIASEESDLEMPTEEETDTFSEPEDSKKPLQPPDGNSSVCSTADYKPPEEDPEEQAEENPDGEQPEECFTEACVQRCPFLYVDISQGRGKQWWTLRRACFKIVEHNWFETFIVFMILLSSGALAFEDIHIEQRRVIRTILEYADKVFTYIFIMEMLLKWVAYGFKVYFTNAWCWLDFLIVDVSIISLVANWLGYSELGPIKSLRTLRALRPLRALSRFEGMRVVVNALLGAIPSIMNVLLVCLIFWLIFSIMGVNLFAGKFYYCINTTTSERFEVSEVNNKSECESLMHTGQVRWLNVKVNYDNVGLGYLSLLQVATFKGWMDIMYAAVDSREKEEQPDYEVNLYMYLYFVIFIIFGSFFTLNLFIGVIIDNFNQQKKKFGGKDIFMTEEQKKYYNAMKKLGAKKPQKPIPRPQNKIQGVVYDLVTKQMFDIIIMILICLNMVTMMVETDDQSELKVDILYNINMVFIVIFTGECVLKMLALRQYYFTVGWNIFDFVVVILSIVGLALSDLIQKYFVSPTLFRVIRLARIGRVLRLIRGAKGIRTLLFALMMSLPALFNIGLLLFLVMFIYSIFGMSNFAYVKKESGIDDMFNFETFGNSIICLFEITTSAGWDGLLNPILNSGPPDCDPTLENPGTSVRGDCGNPSIGICFFCSYIIISFLIVVNMYIAIILENFNVATEESSEPLGEDDFEMFYETWEKFDPDATQFIDYCRLSDFVDTLQEPLRIAKPNKIKLITLDLPMVPGDKIHCLDILFALTKEVLGDSGEMDALKETMEEKFMAANPSKVSYEPITTTLKRKHEEVCAIKIQRAYRRHLLQRSVKQASYMYRRGQDGGGDGDEPPEKEGLIADSMSKMYGPENRDSSAHSQEREKGSPEDASPAVGLQPGSPPDTALLAAPTLRQTVRPGVKESLV, from the exons ATGGCCAGTTCGTCTCTGCCCACCCTGGTGCCTCTGGGCCCCGAGTGCCTGCGGCCCTTCACCCGGGAGTCCCTGGCGGCCATAGAGCGGCgggcagtggaggaggaggcCCGGCAGCAGCGGAACAAACAGATGGAGGTGGAGGAGCCGGAGCGGAAGCCACGCAGTGACCTGGAAGCCGGCAAGAACCTGCCCCTCATTTACGGGGACCCCCCGCCTGCGGTCATCGGCATCCCCCTGGAAGACCTGGACCCCTACTACAGTGACAAGAAG aCCTTCATCGTCCTCAACAAGGGCaaggccatcttccgcttctcGGCCACGCCCGCCCTCTACATGCTGAGCCCCTTCAACGTCGTCCGGCGCTGTGCCATCAAGGTGCTCATTCACTC GCTGTTCAGCATGTTCATCATGATCACCATTCTGACCAACTGCGTGTTCATGACCATGAGTGACCCGCCCCCCTGGTCCAAGAACGTGGA GTACACCTTCACCGGGATCTACACCTTCGAGTCCCTCATCAAGATGCTGGCCCGAGGCTTCTGCATTGATGACTTCACATTCCTCCGGGACCCCTGGAACTGGCTGGACTTCAGCGTCATCATGATGGC GTACCTGACGGAGTTCGTGGACTTGGGCAACATCTCAGCCCTGAGGACCTTCCGGGTGCTGCGGGCCCTGAAAACCATCACGGTCATCCCAG GGCTAAAGACGATCGTGGGCGCCTTGATCCAGTCCGTGAAGAAGCTGTCGGATGTGATGATCCTTACCGTGTTCTGCCTGAGCGTCTTCGCCCTGGTGGGGCTGCAGCTCTTCATGGGGAACCTGCGGCAGAAGTGTGTACGCTGGCCCCCGCCCTTCAACGACACCAACACCACGTGGTACGGCAATGATACGTGGTATGGCAATGACACGTGGTACGGCAACGACACGTGGGATGATGGCCGCGAGAGCTGGGCCAGCAACTACACCTTTGACTGGGACGCCTACATCAACGATGAAG GGAACTTCTACTTCCTGGAGGGCGCCAACGACGCCCTGCTCTGTGGGAACAGCAGTGACGCGGG GCACTGCCCCGAGGGTTATGAGTGCATCAAGGCTGGGCGGAACCCCAACTATGGCTACACCAGCTACGACACCTTCAGCTGGGCCTTCCTGGCTCTCTTCCGCCTCATGACACAGGACTACTGGGAGAACCTCTTCCAGCTG ACCCTTCGAGCAGCTGGCAAGACCTACATGATCTTCTTCGTCGTCATCATCTTCCTGGGCTCCTTCTACCTCATCAACCTGatcctggccgtggtggccatggCCTACGCAGAGCAGAACGAGGCCACCCTGGCCGAGGatcaggagaaggaggaggagttccagcagatgctggagaagttcaagaagcagcaggaagagcaggaAAAG GCCAAGGCCGCCCAGGCTCTGGAAGGTGGGGAGGCAGCCGGGGACCCCGCCCACAGCAAAGACTGCAATGGCAGCCTGGACACGGCGCCAGGAGAGAAGGGAGCCCCGAGGCAGAGCTGCAGCGCAGAGAGCGCCATCTCAGACGCTATGGAGG agctgGAAGAGGCCCACCAGAAGTGCCCACCTTGGTGGTACAAGTGCGCCCACAAAGTGCTCATATGGAACTGCTGTACCCCTTGGGTGAAGTTCAAGAACATCATCCACCTGATCGTCATGGACCCTTTCGTGGACCTGGGCATCACCATCTGCATCGTGCTCAACACCTTATTCATGGCCATGGAGCACTACCCCATGACCGAGCACTTCGACAACGTGCTGTCTGTGGGCAACCTG GTCTTCACGGGCATCTTCACGGCAGAGATGGTGCTGAAGCTGATCGCCATGGACCCCTACGAGTATTTCCAGCAAGGCTGGAACATCTTTGACAGCATCATCGTCACGCTCAGCCtggtggagctggggctggccaacGTGCAGGGGCTGTCCGTGCTCCGCTCCTTCCGTCTG CTGCGAGTCTTCAAGCTGGCCAAGTCGTGGCCGACGCTCAACATGCTCATCAAGATCATTGGCAACTCGGTGGGGGCGCTGGGCAACCTGACGCTGGTGTTGGCCATCATCGTGTTCATCTTCGCCGTGGTGGGCATGCAGCTGTTCGGCAAGAGCTACAAGGAGTGTGTGTGCAAGATTGCCGCCGATTGCAACCTGCCCCGCTGGCACATGTACGACTTCTTCCACTCCTTCCTCATCGTCTTCCGCATCCTGTGCGGGGAGTGGATCGAGACCATGTGGGACTGCATGGAGGTGGCCGGCCAGGCCATGTGCCTCACCGTCTTCCTCATGGTCATGGTCATCGGCAACCTTGTG gTCCTGAACCTgttcctggccctgctcctgagCTCCTTCAGCGCCGACAGCCTGGCCGCCTCGGACGAGGATGGCGAGATGAACAACCTGCAGATCGCCATCGCTCGCATCAAGTGGGGCATCGGCTTCGCCAAGGCCTTCgtcctggggctcctgcatgGCAAGATCTTGAGCCCCAAGGATATAATGCTCAGCCTCGGGGAGCCCGGGGGTGCTGGGGGTGctggagaggctggggagagcaCCCCCGAGGACGAGAAGAAGGAGCCACCCCCCAAGGAAGAGGAGGACAAGGACCTGAAGAAAGACAACCACTTCCTGAACCACGTGGGCCTGACTGATGGCCCTCCCCCGGGCATCGAGCTGGACCACCTCAACTTCATCAACAACCCCTACCTGACCATACAGGTGCCCATCGCCTCGGAGGAGTCCGACCTGGAGATGCCCACGGAGGAGGAGACCGACACCTTCTCGGAGCCTGAGGACAGCAAG AAGCCACTGCAGCCCCCGGACGGGAactcctccgtctgcagcacagCCGACTACAAGCCCCCTGAGGAGGACCCCGAGGAGCAGGCTGAGGAGAACCCCGATGGGGAGCAGCCCGAGGAGTGCTTCACCGAGG CCTGTGTGCAGCGCTGTCCCTTCCTCTACGTGGACATCTCCCAGGGCCGCGGGAAGCAGTGGTGGACCCTGCGCAGGGCCTGCTTCAAGATTGTCGAGCACAATTGGTTCGAGACCTTCATTGTCTTCATGATCCTGCTCAGCAGTGGGGCCCTG gccttTGAGGACATCCACATTGAGCAGCGGCGGGTCATCCGCACCATCCTGGAGTACGCCGACAAGGTCTTCACCTACATCTTCATCATGGAGATGCTGCTCAAGTGGGTGGCCTACGGCTTCAAGGTGTACTTCACCAACGCCTGGTGCTGGCTGGACTTCCTCATCGTGGAC GTCTCCATCATCAGCCTGGTGGCCAACTGGCTAGGCTATTCGGAGCTGGGACCCATCAAATCCCTGCGGACGCTGCGGGCCCTGCGTCCCCTGAGGGCACTTTCCCGATTCGAGGGCATGAGG GTAGTGGTGAACGCCCTCCTGGGCGCCATCCCCTCCATCATGAACGTGCTGCTCGTCTGCCTCATCTTCTGGCTCATCTTCAGCATCATGGGCGTGAACCTGTTCGCCGGCAAATTCTACTACTGCATCAACACCACCACCTCCGAGAGGTTCGAAGTGTCCGAGGTGAACAACAAGTCCGAGTGCGAGAGCCTCATGCACACGGGCCAAGTCCGCTGGCTCAACGTCAAGGTCAACTACGACAACGTGGGCTTAGGCTACCTCTCCCTGCTGCAGGTG GCCACCTTCAAGGGTTGGATGGACATCATGTATGCGGCTGTGGACTCCCGGGAG aaggaggagcagccagattACGAGGTGAACCTCTACATGTACCTGTACTtcgtcatcttcatcatcttcggGTCCTTCTTCACCCTCAACCTCTTCATTGGTGTCATCATTGACAACTTCaaccagcagaagaaaaag TTTGGAGGGAAGGACATCTTCATGACGGAGGAGCAGAAGAAATACTACAATGCCATGAAGAAGCTTGGGGCCAAAAAGCCTCAGAAGCCGATCCCCCGGCCCCAG AACAAGATCCAGGGCGTGGTGTATGACCTGGTGACCAAGCAGATGTTCGACATCATCATCATGATCCTCATCTGCCTCAACATGGTCACGATGATGGTGGAGACGGACGACCAGAGCGAGCTCAAAGTGGACATCCTGTACAACATCAACATGGTCTTCATCGTCATCTTCACGGGCGAGTGCGTGCTCAAGATGCTCGCGCTGCGCCAGTACTACTTCACCGTCGGCTGGAACATCTTCGACTTCGTGGTCGTCATCCTGTCCATCGTGG GCCTGGCACTCTCCGACCTGATCCAGAAGTACTTCGTGTCCCCGACCCTGTTCCGTGTGATCCGCCTGGCGCGCATCGGGCGCGTGCTGCGTCTGATCCGCGGTGCCAAGGGCATCCGGACGCTGCTCTTCGCCCTCATGATGTCGCTGCCGGCCCTCTTCAACATCGGCCTCCTGCTCTTCCTGGTCATGTTCATCTACTCCATCTTCGGCATGTCCAACTTCGCCTACGTCAAGAAGGAGTCGGGCATCGACGACATGTTCAACTTCGAGACCTTCGGCAACAGCATCATCTGCCTCTTTGAGATCACCACATCGGCCGGCTGGGACGGGCTGCTGAACCCCATCCTCAACAGCGGACCCCCGGACTGTGACCCCACACTGGAGAACCCGGGCACCAGCGTCAGGGGCGACTGCGGCAACCCCTCCATCGGCATCTGCTTCTTCTGCAGCTACATCATCATCTCCTTCCTCATCGTGGTCAACATGTACATCGCCATCATCCTGGAGAACTTCAACGTGGCCACGGAGGAGAGCAGCGAGCCGCTCGGCGAGGACGACTTCGAGATGTTCTACGAGACGTGGGAGAAGTTTGACCCTGACGCCACCCAGTTCATCGACTACTGCCGCCTCTCCGACTTCGTGGACACACTACAGGAGCCACTGCGGATCGCCAAGCCCAACAAGATCAAGCTCATCACGTTGGACCTGCCCATGGTGCCGGGCGACAAGATCCACTGCCTGGACATCCTCTTCGCCCTGACCAAGGAGGTGCTGGGTGACTCTGGGGAGATggatgccctcaaggagaccatgGAGGAGAAGTTCATGGCGGCCAACCCGTCCAAGGTCTCCTACGagcccatcaccaccaccctcaAGAGGAAGCACGAGGAGGTGTGTGCCATCAAGATTCAGAGGGCCTACCGCCGGCACCTGCTGCAGCGCTCGGTGAAGCAGGCGTCCTACATGTACCGCCGCGGCCAGGACGGCGGTGGGGACGGGGACGAGCCTCCCGAGAAGGAGGGGCTGATCGCTGACTCCATGAGCAAGATGTACGGCCCAGAGAACCGGGACAGCAGTGCGCACAGCCAGGAGCGGGAGAAGGGCTCCCCCGAGGACGCCAGCCCCGCCGTGGGGCTCCAGCCTGGCAGCCCCCCAGACACTGCACTCCTCGCCGCCCCCACTCTGCGGCAGACTGTGCGCCCAGGGGTCAAAGAGTCTCTGGTCTAG